One genomic region from Anaeromusa acidaminophila DSM 3853 encodes:
- a CDS encoding nitrogenase component 1: MVMRSRNVNENPCNMCMPMGGILALKGIEKAMVIVHGSQGCSTYMRRHIAEHYNEPIDVGSSSLNEKGTVYGGEGQLKQAIDNICAVYHPEVVGIVTTCLAETIGEDVKRTAEEYLQSHPQADVALVAASTPGYGDSFGEGYHRTLRAVVETLATDEVKHDGINIVSALLSPADIRWIKNLLEAMDVSYTFLPDISETLDKPYLKEYRKLGPGGTSLKDIRTMGGAKATLQLGCTVKKAFSAGTYLEERFGVPCYTLPLPIGLENTDLFLATLQEVSGKKIPASLAQQRGRLQDAMVDSHKYNFAGRCAIYGEPDMVYAVTTVCLENGLLPVIAASGSRSSLLVSLLEEKLEAFRETPLLLAGADFVSIRQAVEERQINLVIGSSEGRYLEERCGIPLVRLGFPILDRVGGARQLSVGYEGTALLLDRLTNSLLDHKHKHYRQAMTDAFWRPEEKRYAEDGRN, encoded by the coding sequence ATGGTGATGCGCAGCCGCAATGTGAATGAAAATCCCTGCAATATGTGCATGCCTATGGGCGGCATTTTGGCCTTGAAGGGTATTGAAAAAGCAATGGTGATTGTGCATGGTTCTCAAGGCTGCAGTACGTATATGAGGCGTCATATCGCCGAACATTATAATGAGCCTATCGACGTAGGCTCCTCTTCTCTAAATGAAAAAGGCACTGTCTACGGGGGCGAAGGCCAGCTTAAGCAGGCTATCGACAACATCTGCGCCGTCTATCATCCGGAGGTGGTCGGCATCGTGACTACCTGTTTGGCTGAAACCATCGGCGAAGATGTAAAGCGTACCGCTGAAGAATACCTGCAAAGCCATCCGCAAGCAGATGTGGCTCTAGTAGCGGCTTCAACTCCCGGTTACGGCGATAGCTTTGGCGAGGGCTACCACCGGACGCTGCGAGCGGTAGTAGAGACGCTGGCGACGGATGAAGTCAAACACGACGGCATCAATATCGTTAGCGCGCTTCTTAGTCCGGCGGACATTCGCTGGATCAAAAACCTGCTCGAAGCGATGGACGTATCCTATACGTTTTTGCCGGATATTTCCGAGACGCTGGACAAGCCGTATTTGAAAGAATACCGCAAACTAGGGCCGGGAGGGACTTCGCTGAAGGATATTCGGACCATGGGCGGCGCGAAGGCGACGCTGCAGCTGGGCTGTACCGTTAAAAAGGCTTTTTCCGCAGGAACCTATTTAGAAGAACGCTTTGGCGTTCCTTGTTATACGCTGCCGCTGCCAATCGGCTTAGAAAATACGGATTTGTTTTTGGCAACGCTCCAAGAGGTCAGCGGCAAAAAGATACCGGCATCGCTGGCGCAGCAGCGCGGACGCCTGCAAGACGCCATGGTAGACAGCCACAAGTACAATTTTGCCGGACGCTGCGCTATTTACGGCGAACCGGACATGGTCTACGCGGTAACAACGGTATGCTTGGAAAACGGCCTATTGCCGGTAATTGCCGCTAGCGGCAGCCGAAGCAGTCTTCTGGTATCGCTGCTGGAAGAAAAGCTGGAAGCTTTTCGGGAAACACCGCTGCTGTTGGCGGGGGCTGATTTTGTTTCTATTCGCCAAGCAGTAGAAGAGCGACAGATCAATCTGGTCATTGGTTCTTCCGAAGGTCGTTACTTGGAAGAGCGCTGCGGCATTCCGCTGGTGCGCTTGGGCTTTCCTATTTTGGATCGCGTAGGCGGCGCTAGGCAGTTGTCGGTAGGATATGAGGGGACGGCTCTTCTTTTAGACCGGCTGACCAATTCTCTTTTAGACCATAAGCATAAACACTATCGGCAGGCCATGACCGACGCCTTTTGGCGGCCGGAAGAAAAACGATACGCTGAAGACGGGCGTAATTGA
- the nifB gene encoding nitrogenase cofactor biosynthesis protein NifB produces MSCQSDSCMYEGMSPELAASTAKHPCYSFEAHHQYARMHLPVAPACNISCNYCNRKFDCVNESRPGVTSEVLSPEEALEKFLWVKREMPNLSVVGIAGPGDTLANWPAVSKTLRAIRAVDEKVVFCVSTNGLMLPTYADELLELGVRHITVTMNALDPAVGAKLYRHVLYENKVLRGEEAAKCLLENQQAGIAKLTAAGALVKVNTVMVPGVNEAHIPEVVKKARDLGAFVSNIMPLIPAPGSAFEHLPQTNRRDLDALRERCQIDLRQMRHCQQCRADAIGLLTQDESSKYRLHEQPVQPVAVAAGVYRIAVTSKYQKLVDLHYGHAEQFHIYQVRGKQMKFLETRPSLRYCRGQDVCEEDDMHKSSLVQLLSDCDAVLTMRIGQGAKARLQQAGIVSVESCNSVDEGLLFAAECLRQKRAM; encoded by the coding sequence ATGAGCTGTCAATCCGATTCCTGTATGTACGAGGGCATGTCCCCGGAGCTGGCCGCCAGCACCGCGAAACATCCCTGCTATTCATTTGAGGCGCATCATCAGTATGCGCGCATGCACTTGCCTGTGGCCCCGGCCTGCAATATTAGCTGTAATTATTGCAATCGGAAATTCGACTGTGTCAATGAAAGCCGTCCTGGCGTGACCAGCGAGGTGTTGTCGCCGGAAGAAGCGCTGGAGAAGTTTCTTTGGGTGAAGCGCGAAATGCCAAACTTGAGCGTTGTCGGCATTGCCGGTCCTGGAGACACCTTGGCTAACTGGCCGGCTGTGTCCAAGACGCTGCGCGCCATTCGGGCGGTTGATGAAAAGGTAGTCTTTTGCGTATCCACCAACGGGCTGATGCTGCCGACCTATGCGGATGAGCTCCTAGAGCTGGGGGTCCGTCATATTACGGTAACCATGAATGCTTTGGATCCAGCGGTTGGGGCCAAATTATACCGCCATGTGCTGTATGAAAATAAGGTGCTGCGAGGTGAAGAGGCGGCTAAATGCCTTTTGGAGAACCAGCAAGCCGGCATTGCCAAGCTGACAGCGGCAGGGGCGCTGGTGAAAGTCAATACGGTCATGGTTCCCGGAGTGAATGAGGCGCATATTCCGGAGGTAGTGAAAAAAGCCAGGGATTTAGGCGCTTTTGTGAGTAATATCATGCCGCTCATCCCGGCCCCTGGAAGCGCTTTTGAACATTTACCGCAGACCAATCGGCGCGACTTGGACGCGTTGCGAGAGCGCTGCCAGATTGATTTGCGGCAGATGCGTCATTGCCAGCAGTGCCGAGCTGACGCGATTGGCCTGTTGACGCAGGACGAATCATCAAAGTATCGCCTTCACGAACAGCCGGTGCAGCCTGTTGCGGTTGCAGCAGGCGTATATCGTATTGCGGTTACCTCGAAATATCAAAAGCTGGTGGATTTGCATTACGGCCATGCGGAGCAGTTTCATATCTACCAGGTGCGAGGCAAGCAGATGAAGTTTTTGGAGACGCGTCCTAGCCTCCGATATTGCCGGGGACAAGACGTCTGCGAAGAGGATGACATGCATAAGAGCAGTCTCGTACAATTGCTTTCCGATTGTGATGCGGTATTGACCATGCGCATTGGACAGGGTGCCAAAGCGCGGCTGCAGCAGGCGGGCATTGTCAGCGTCGAATCGTGCAACAGCGTTGACGAGGGATTGTTGTTTGCAGCGGAATGTTTGCGGCAGAAGCGGGCCATGTGA
- a CDS encoding (2Fe-2S) ferredoxin domain-containing protein, producing the protein MEKPKKHVFICTSSRMTGQQKGFCHTKGAVDLVNAFMEAIEEEDLEGIFVSNTGCFGLCEEGPIVVVYPDNVWYGKVSEDDVTEIVEEHLAAGRVVERLAL; encoded by the coding sequence ATGGAAAAACCGAAGAAGCATGTATTTATTTGTACGAGTTCCCGGATGACGGGGCAGCAAAAGGGATTTTGTCATACAAAGGGCGCGGTGGATTTGGTAAACGCCTTTATGGAGGCCATTGAAGAAGAAGATTTGGAAGGCATTTTTGTTTCGAACACAGGCTGTTTTGGTCTTTGCGAGGAAGGCCCGATTGTAGTGGTCTACCCGGATAATGTCTGGTACGGCAAAGTCAGCGAAGACGATGTGACGGAAATTGTCGAGGAGCATTTGGCGGCAGGCCGCGTTGTAGAACGGTTAGCGCTTTGA
- a CDS encoding Fe-only nitrogenase accessory AnfO family protein, producing the protein MAKEIAVLMAVNGETASMDQGGLLRVYRRQEGSWQEERSMPLLMSAGGGLTGLRKQLAAMVNFLDGCRVVVASAITGVPYYELEKAGCSLWEMQGAPTGWLDEVLAGEELQAAVKPEAEAIKIPVPEEVGEGRYRISISEVQRASGGITSKQVLQPWLQGKSFSSLEIVCTHVPPWLECEWQSGGSFAGEKEKLPSGEWKVLLQGK; encoded by the coding sequence ATGGCTAAGGAAATTGCAGTGCTGATGGCGGTCAACGGTGAAACCGCATCGATGGATCAAGGCGGCTTGCTGCGGGTTTATCGCCGACAAGAAGGAAGCTGGCAAGAAGAACGCTCCATGCCGCTTTTAATGTCGGCGGGCGGCGGCTTGACGGGACTGCGCAAGCAGTTGGCTGCGATGGTGAATTTTCTGGACGGCTGCCGGGTGGTTGTGGCTTCTGCGATTACGGGGGTTCCTTATTATGAACTAGAGAAAGCCGGCTGTTCTCTTTGGGAGATGCAAGGCGCTCCGACAGGCTGGCTGGACGAAGTATTAGCTGGTGAAGAACTGCAGGCGGCTGTCAAGCCGGAGGCTGAGGCGATCAAGATACCAGTTCCTGAGGAAGTGGGAGAAGGGCGCTATCGTATTTCCATAAGCGAAGTGCAGCGGGCTAGCGGCGGTATTACGTCTAAACAAGTGCTGCAGCCATGGCTGCAAGGGAAGAGCTTTTCTTCCTTGGAAATTGTTTGTACTCATGTACCGCCGTGGTTGGAATGCGAGTGGCAAAGCGGCGGCTCCTTTGCAGGGGAAAAAGAGAAACTGCCCTCGGGAGAGTGGAAAGTACTTTTGCAAGGGAAATAA
- a CDS encoding homocitrate synthase/isopropylmalate synthase family protein produces MAQDVLFIDQTLREATSLGPAAARAVLKEMRHFQISLLDVPMALGKVLPLRTQAEAFRAILPLAQGAAAEAAQLGFQQVLFSCSLQQGLPAYTVEVLREAKAQKLRAMLLVEDASLASGLLWQAVLPMLCAAGLEGLALKDTAGILQPLLLQEHLDLLQQQWPQLELEFHGSNEKQLATANAWAAWRAGVRRLAVSVGGKNNSAPWEEVLLLLRQLGEVPLTVPVNMAQRSRWLLQLLGEETAANKAIIGENIFAHESGLHVAGVAKDAGLYEAFPPDLVGAERKIILGKHSGTTSLRVKFKELGLPFPSRAETLLMKIRALAVARKRAISDEELLALWREETA; encoded by the coding sequence ATGGCTCAGGATGTGTTGTTTATAGACCAAACATTGCGTGAAGCGACGTCGTTAGGGCCTGCGGCGGCAAGGGCCGTCTTAAAGGAAATGAGGCATTTCCAGATTTCGTTGCTGGATGTGCCGATGGCGTTGGGGAAGGTTCTGCCTCTGCGAACACAGGCGGAAGCTTTCCGGGCTATCTTGCCGCTCGCGCAGGGGGCGGCGGCAGAGGCGGCGCAGTTAGGTTTTCAACAGGTCTTGTTTTCGTGCTCTTTGCAACAAGGGCTGCCGGCGTACACCGTGGAAGTGCTACGTGAGGCGAAAGCGCAAAAGCTGCGGGCGATGCTTCTGGTAGAGGATGCTTCTTTGGCGTCCGGCTTACTTTGGCAAGCGGTTCTGCCTATGCTCTGTGCCGCAGGGCTAGAGGGGCTTGCCTTAAAGGATACTGCCGGCATCTTGCAACCCCTGCTTTTGCAGGAGCATCTGGACCTTTTGCAGCAGCAGTGGCCGCAGCTGGAACTGGAATTTCACGGTTCCAATGAGAAACAGCTGGCGACGGCAAACGCTTGGGCGGCTTGGCGCGCTGGCGTGCGCCGCTTGGCGGTGTCTGTAGGCGGCAAGAACAATAGCGCTCCATGGGAAGAAGTGCTGCTGCTTTTGCGGCAGCTTGGCGAAGTTCCTTTAACGGTGCCAGTGAATATGGCGCAGCGCAGCCGTTGGCTGCTGCAGCTCTTAGGTGAGGAAACAGCAGCGAATAAAGCCATTATCGGAGAAAATATTTTTGCCCATGAGTCGGGGCTGCATGTGGCGGGTGTGGCGAAGGACGCAGGACTGTATGAAGCGTTTCCGCCGGACTTGGTAGGGGCCGAACGAAAGATTATTCTTGGAAAACATTCCGGTACGACTTCGCTGCGCGTGAAATTCAAGGAATTAGGACTGCCTTTTCCCAGCCGCGCGGAGACTTTACTGATGAAAATACGCGCTTTGGCGGTGGCGCGCAAACGGGCCATTTCCGATGAGGAATTGCTGGCCTTGTGGCGGGAGGAAACAGCATGA